DNA sequence from the Clostridium putrefaciens genome:
ACCTGAAGATACTAGTAATAATCTAGACTATTACAATGGATCTGTTTTTGGTTTAGGTGTGCATATATTAGACCAAGTAGTTTCCTTATTTGGTAGACCTGAAAGGTGTTTTATGATGTTAAATCCATAAGAAACCCCTCTAATGCTGATGACTATTATGAGATACAATTGTTTTATAATACTTTCAAGGTTAAGTTAAAAACTAGTCATTTAGTAAAGCTTCCTTATTATAGGTTCACTATTCATGGTAAAAGAGGAAGCTTTATAAAAAGGTCAATAGATAGGCAAGAAGAATTCCTAAAAAAAGGTATCCTGCCTGAAACGAAAGGCTTCGGATTGGATACACCAAATGATTATGGGCTTATGAATTATATTAGCACCACCGGGGAAGAAATAACTAAGTTTATTGAAACTCCTATTGGAGATTATGGAAGGGTTTATGATAACATTTATTCAGCTATAATGTACCATAAGCCAAAACTAGTTAATGATGATGAATTATTAACAGTTATAGAAATTTTAGAAAAAGCTTTTAAGGGTGATAACCCAAAGATTATAACCCTTTAATCTTTTATATATTTATATTTTATATCTTTATATTTATATTTTTATATTTTTATATTTTTATAAAATAAAATATACATTAACCAAAGTACATCTCTAATTATATTACATTCTACTTAACAATAACCTTTGATCCAATAGGTACATTATCATATACCCATTTAGATTCATCAACTTTTAATCTTATGCAACCATGAGAGGCTGGTTTCCCTAAAGTAGTATCTACTATCTTTTTCTGTTCTTTATCAAAAGGTACAGAGTGAAAAAGATAGTTTCCCTTAAATCCTACCCAGTACTTACCTCCTTGATCGTACTTATCAGTATAAAACCAATCTCCCTTATTTTGTACAGTAAAGGTTCCTTTAGGTGTTTCCTTCCCATTTACGCCTGTAGAGCATAAAAATTCTTTTGTAAGAGACCATTTATTTTTACTACCCTTATATACGTAGGTCTTTTGATCTTTTATATTTACAATAATTAAATAATTAGTACCACTTGCTATATCAAAGGAATTTATATTTTGCTTTGCCGAAACTTCCTGTTTATTAAATACAGCTTGAACTTCTTCCTTCTGTTTTCGTGAAAGATACTTACCTTTTTCACCTTCATACTCTTTAACCTTATCTATAAGTTCTTTATCTTCTTTAAGTAAAGAGAGGTTATCTTCAATTAAAGATATAGCTTTAGAGTAATACTTATCCTTTGCAAGCTTATCTGCTTTATCTAAAGTATCTTCTTTTATTTTTGAGTAACAGTTTATCTTCATATCTAAAACTTCTAGATATTCAGGGTAAATTGGTGTTATTTCATTAAGCCCTTTCATTGCTGATACATAATCCTTATCATTGAATAGTTTATACGCCTTTTCAAATACATCTCTTGAACTAGAAATCATAGGCATAGAATCTTTTATTTCTGTAATTTTAGAATTAACTACATCATATCTTTCAATTTCCCTTAATGTATATAATATATATTCTCTTGAGATTTCACTAATTTCATTATTATTTTCATTTTCATTAATCTCTAATTGTTCTATACAATTTAAGAAATAAGTATTTAAATCCTTCTTAATCTTAATCTTTTTTATAATATTAAAGTTCCCTTTATTTAAAATAATTGAATTCGCTTTTATGTAATCCCCATTATCAAAGCATTCCTTAAATGTTGATAAATCCTTACTATAAAGTTTTAAGCAAAGAGCAGCATATGACAAAATAATTAAAGTTGAAATAATTATAATTAAATTTCTAATTAATCTTCTGTTATTAAAATATTTAAGCATCTGTTTTCTCCTTTCTTAACTTTGTATTAAGCCATTAATTCATCTTTTAATTATTGACACAATTGTAGGAATCTAATCACCTATATGTTTCAATAAAATGGGAGCACCCCTTCAGTTCTGACACTAAATGTCAGTACCTTAGAGGTGCTCCCAATATATTCCATTCAATATATTCCATCAAGTTATAATTTTATAAAAGTCCACTAGATCCAAATCCACCTTGTCCTCTTTCACTGTCTGTAGTTAATTCGTCTATCTCTTCCACATTCACTAATACCGTAGGCTTTATTACCATTTGGGCTATTTTCATAGCCTTTTCTACCTTAAATACTTCTTTGCCATGATTAATTAAGATTATGCATATTTCCCCTCTATATCCTTCATCAATAGTTCCTGGGTATTTAGTACTGTTATCCCATTCTTTAAAGCAAGTCCACTTCTTGGTCTAATATCTTCCTTAGAATTTTAGGAAGTGGACTTGCTTTAAAGAATGGGATAACAGTACTAAATACCCCAGGAACTATTGATGAAGGATATAGAGGGGAAATATGCATAATCTTAATTAATCATGGCAAAGAAGTATTTAAGGTAGAAAAGGCTATGAAAATAGCCCAAATGGTAATAAAGCCTACGGTATTAGTGAATGTGGAAGAGATAGACGAATTAACTACAGACAGTGAAAGAGGACAAGGTGGATTTGGATCTAGTGGACTTTTATAAATTATAACTTGATGGAATAATTGAATGGAATATATTGGGAGCACCTCTAAGGTACTGACATTTAGTGTCAGAACTGAAGGGGTGCTCCCATTTTATTGAAACATATAGGTGATTAGATTCCTACAATTGTGTCAATAATTAAAAGATGAATTAATGGCTTAATACAAAGTTAAGAAAGGAGAAAACAGATGCTTAAATATTTTAATAACAGAAGATTAATTAGAAATTTAATTATAATTATTTCAACTTTAATTATTTTGTCATATGCTGCTCTTTGCTTAAAACTTTATAGTAAGGATTTATCAACATTTAAGGAATGCTTTGATAATGGGGATTACATAAAAGCGAATTCAATTATTTTAAATAAAGGGAACTTTAATATTATAAAAAAGATTAAGATTAAGAAGGATTTAAATACTTATTTCTTAAATTGTATAGAACAATTAGAGATTAATGAAAATGAAAATAATAATGAAATTAGTGAAATCTCAAGAGAATATATATTATATACATTAAGGGAAATTGAAAGATATGATGTAGTTAATTCTAAAATTACAGAAATAAAAGATTCTATGCCTATGATTTCTAGTTCAAGAGATGTATTTGAAAAGGCGTATAAACTATTCAATGATAAGGATTATGTATCAGCAATGAAAGGGCTTAATGAATAACAACAATTTACCCTGAATATCTAGAAGTTTTAGATATGAAGATAAACTGTTACTCAAAAATAAAAGAAGATACTTTAGATAAAGCAGATAAGCTTGCAAAGGATAAGTATTACTCTAAAGCTATATCTTTAATTGAAGATAACCTCTCTTTACTTAAAGAAGATAAAGAACTTATAGATAAGGTTAAAGAGTATGAAGGTGAAAAAGGTAGTATCTTTCACGAAAACAGAAGGAAGAAGTTCAAGCTGTATTTAATAAACAGGAAGTTTCGGCAAAGCAAAATATAAATTCCTTTGATATAGCAAGTGGTACTAATTATTTAATTATTGTAAATATAAAAGATCAAAAGACCTACGTATATAAGGGTAGTAAAAATAAATGTCTCTTACAAAAGAATTTTTATGCTCTACAGGCGTAAATGGGAAGGAAACACCTAAAGGAACCTTTACTGTACAAAATAAGGGAGATTGGTTTTATACTGATAAGTACGATCAAGGAGGTAAGTACTGGGTAGGATTTAAGGGAAACTATCTTTTTCACTCTGTACCTTTTGATAAAGAACAGAAAAAGATAGTAGATACTACTTTAGGGAAACCAGCCTCTCATGGTTGCATAAGATTAAAAGTTGATGAATCTAAATGGGTATATGATAATGTACCTATTGGATCAAAGGTTATTGTTAAGTAGAATGTAATATAATTAGAGATGTACTTTGGTTAATGTATATTTATTTTATAAAAATATAAAAATAAAAATATAAATATAAAGATATAAAAATATAAATATATAAAAGATTAAAGGGTTATAATCTTTGGGTTATCACCCTTAAAAGCTTTTTCTAAAATTTCTATAACTGTTAATAATTCATCATCATTAACTAGTTTTGGCTTATGGTACATTATAGCTGAATAAATGTTATCATAAACCCTTCCATAATCTCCAATAGGAGTTTCAATAAACTTAGTTATTTCTTCCCCGGTTGGTGCTAATATAATTCATAAGCCCATAATCATTTGGTGTATCCAATCCGAAGCCTTTTCGTTTCAGGCAGGATACCTTTTTTTAGGAATTCTTCTTGCCTATCTATTGACCTTTTTATAAAGCTTCCTCTTTTACCATGAATAGTGAACCTATAATAAGGAAGCTTTACTAAATGACTAGTTTTTAACTTAACCTTGAAAGTATTATAAAA
Encoded proteins:
- a CDS encoding Gfo/Idh/MocA family oxidoreductase, translated to MFYDVKSIRNPSNADDYYEIQLFYNTFKVKLKTSHLVKLPYYRFTIHGKRGSFIKRSIDRQEEFLKKGILPETKGFGLDTPNDYGLMNYISTTGEEITKFIETPIGDYGRVYDNIYSAIMYHKPKLVNDDELLTVIEILEKAFKGDNPKIITL
- a CDS encoding L,D-transpeptidase, producing MLKYFNNRRLIRNLIIIISTLIILSYAALCLKLYSKDLSTFKECFDNGDYIKANSIILNKGNFNIIKKIKIKKDLNTYFLNCIEQLEINENENNNEISEISREYILYTLREIERYDVVNSKITEIKDSMPMISSSRDVFEKAYKLFNDKDYVSAMKGLNEITPIYPEYLEVLDMKINCYSKIKEDTLDKADKLAKDKYYSKAISLIEDNLSLLKEDKELIDKVKEYEGEKGKYLSRKQKEEVQAVFNKQEVSAKQNINSFDIASGTNYLIIVNIKDQKTYVYKGSKNKWSLTKEFLCSTGVNGKETPKGTFTVQNKGDWFYTDKYDQGGKYWVGFKGNYLFHSVPFDKEQKKIVDTTLGKPASHGCIRLKVDESKWVYDNVPIGSKVIVK
- a CDS encoding L,D-transpeptidase; protein product: MSLTKEFLCSTGVNGKETPKGTFTVQNKGDWFYTDKYDQGGKYWVGFKGNYLFHSVPFDKEQKKIVDTTLGKPASHGCIRLKVDESKWVYDNVPIGSKVIVK
- a CDS encoding Gfo/Idh/MocA family oxidoreductase, with the translated sequence TSNNLDYYNGSVFGLGVHILDQVVSLFGRPEKVFYDVKSIRNPSNADDYYEIQLFYNTFKVKLKTSHLVKLPYYRFTIHGKRGSFIKRSIDRQEEFLKKGILPETKRLRIGYTK